A section of the Bacillota bacterium genome encodes:
- a CDS encoding insulinase family protein, with amino-acid sequence MYQCLSPCDEGWRDLSESRGWVPYRRTVLPCGVRVVTEEMTHVRSCSVGIWVNAGSRWEDPAENGVSHFIEHLVFKGTTTRSARRIAEEIDGVGGQLNAFTGKDHTCFYAKVLDEHVDLAVDILCDLVCHPLLDPADVEKERGVVAEEIGMYEDSPEDVVHDEIARAAWGSLSVGMPVLGTQETLGNLTRDSVARYMGAHYTCENVVVAAAGHATHERIVEAVEKHMSLPSSTLTPEARPSWTPGVRVFRPKNTEQVHMCLGVEAFNRRHPKRYALHVLDISIGGGMSSRLFQKLREDRGLVYSTYSYVASFDDVGSFIFYAATSPDRVRAVEDLVREELEEVASRGISAEELARGKEQLKSGLVLNLETTNSRMGRLGRLELFREPLETPDEVFRRIDDVTEDDVREVAAELLAGAVPVAAAVGPRKAKSSFVRRERDGRQGRQDRPEAAVAPEGHRGAACRAAHGNSPRRRKA; translated from the coding sequence ATGTATCAATGTCTGTCGCCTTGTGACGAGGGGTGGAGAGATCTGTCAGAATCGCGTGGTTGGGTTCCATACAGGCGGACGGTTCTGCCGTGCGGCGTGAGAGTTGTCACCGAAGAGATGACTCACGTGAGGTCGTGTTCCGTCGGCATCTGGGTGAATGCTGGCTCGCGATGGGAAGACCCCGCGGAGAACGGAGTCTCTCACTTCATCGAGCACTTGGTCTTCAAGGGCACGACGACCCGATCGGCCAGGCGGATCGCTGAAGAGATAGATGGGGTCGGCGGTCAACTGAACGCCTTCACAGGCAAGGACCACACCTGTTTCTATGCGAAAGTCCTGGACGAACACGTAGATCTTGCAGTGGACATCCTATGTGATCTGGTGTGCCACCCCCTCTTGGACCCGGCGGATGTGGAGAAGGAGAGGGGCGTGGTGGCCGAGGAGATCGGGATGTACGAGGACTCACCGGAAGACGTGGTTCACGACGAGATAGCGCGAGCGGCATGGGGGAGTCTGTCGGTGGGCATGCCGGTGCTCGGAACGCAGGAGACGCTCGGCAATCTCACGAGGGACTCAGTTGCGAGGTACATGGGCGCCCACTACACTTGCGAGAACGTGGTGGTCGCAGCGGCCGGGCATGCGACCCACGAGAGGATCGTCGAGGCTGTAGAGAAACACATGAGTCTGCCGTCGTCGACGTTGACCCCCGAGGCGAGGCCATCATGGACGCCGGGCGTGCGCGTGTTCCGCCCGAAGAACACGGAGCAGGTACACATGTGCCTCGGCGTGGAGGCGTTCAACAGGAGGCACCCAAAGAGGTACGCGCTGCACGTGCTCGACATCTCCATAGGGGGAGGAATGAGCTCGAGGCTGTTTCAGAAGCTCAGGGAGGACCGGGGTCTCGTGTACTCGACGTACTCCTACGTGGCGTCCTTCGACGATGTGGGGTCCTTCATCTTCTATGCGGCCACAAGCCCAGACCGTGTCCGAGCAGTTGAGGACCTCGTTCGCGAGGAGCTCGAAGAGGTCGCATCGCGCGGAATCAGCGCCGAAGAGCTTGCGAGGGGCAAGGAGCAGCTGAAGAGCGGTCTCGTGCTGAATCTGGAAACGACGAACAGTCGTATGGGCAGGCTCGGGCGACTCGAGCTGTTTCGCGAGCCGCTCGAGACGCCGGACGAGGTGTTCAGGAGGATAGACGACGTCACCGAAGATGACGTGCGCGAGGTGGCAGCAGAGCTGCTAGCTGGGGCGGTGCCTGTTGCGGCGGCGGTCGGCCCGCGGAAGGCGAAATCGTCGTTTGTTCGGAGGGAGCGCGATGGACGGCAGGGACGGCAGGATAGACCAGAAGCTGCAGTCGCTCCGGAGGGCCATAGAGGAGCTGCGTGCCGAGCTGCACATGGCAATAGCCCGCGACGACGGAAGGCTTGA